In Cryptomeria japonica chromosome 10, Sugi_1.0, whole genome shotgun sequence, a genomic segment contains:
- the LOC131039412 gene encoding uncharacterized protein LOC131039412 produces the protein MDVEKRRLGWFSIIAALVILAIAAEKCRQLVGDDSVSKSGKFVWLNCFDMSSGTLACLAKEGGKLYVYNLRAGHVERERRKAIEIALREAITGGLSVEVASKQAQQAGVKAAKLASKKAKRITGPIMAAGWDFFEALYYGGTIIEGFLRGIGTLFGTYGGGFYGEQRLGRVGYLIGSHVGNWFGGRVGLMVYDVINGVQYLLYTASSVASDVLSGEIINDSSETSYQSPETFEEIPETMKDMYESESIGENQEEIPETTRDMYESESMGENQETDYEDALEV, from the coding sequence CGGAGAAATGCAGGCAACTAGTTGGAGATGATTCTGTGTCAAAAAGTGGAAAGTTCGTATGGCTCAATTGCTTTGACATGAGCTCTGGAACATTGGCCTGTTTGGCAAAAGAAGGAGGAAAATTATATGTATACAATTTGAGAGCAGGTCATGTAGAAAGGGAAAGGAGAAAAGCCATTGAAATTGCCTTGAGGGAAGCTATAACTGGAGGTTTAAGTGTTGAAGTAGCCTCAAAGCAGGCACAGCAGGCAGGAGTGAAAGCAGCAAAGTTGGCAAGCAAGAAAGCCAAGCGTATTACTGGGCCAATTATGGCTGCAGGATGGGACTTTTTTGAAGCTTTGTACTATGGTGGCACGATCATTGAAGGATTCCTTAGAGGTATTGGAACTCTTTTTGGAACTTATGGTGGTGGTTTTTATGGGGAGCAGAGACTTGGCCGTGTAGGCTATCTGATTGGCAGTCACGTGGGAAATTGGTTTGGAGGAAGAGTTGGGCTTATGGTTTATGATGTGATTAATGGAGTGCAATATTTGTTGTACACCGCATCAAGTGTTGCTTCAGATGTACTCAGTGGTGAGATTATCAATGATAGTTCTGAGACATCATATCAGAGTCCAGAAACATTTGAAGAGATTCCAGAGACAATGAAAGATATGTATGAGAGTGAAAGCATAGGTGAGAATCAAGAAGAGATTCCAGAGACAACGAGAGATATGTATGAGAGTGAAAGCATGGGTGAGAATCAAGAAACTGACTATGAGGATGCTCTTGAAGTATGA